One region of Thermococcus sp. CX2 genomic DNA includes:
- the hisA gene encoding 1-(5-phosphoribosyl)-5-((5-phosphoribosylamino)methylideneamino)imidazole-4-carboxamide isomerase encodes MRIYPAIDLMGGKAVRLYKGQKEKVKVYGDPVEIASRFAELVDKIHVVDLDGAFTGKPQNLDVVKKIIEETGLKVQVGGGFRSYESIAKAYEIGAENVIIGTKAFDLEFLERITGDFNGITVSLDARGGKIAVKGWLEESSLKVGEAYEMLREYVDRFIYTAIERDGTLTGIESIERFWKDEEFIYAGGVSSVDDVLKLREVGFSGAIVGKALYESEVSLKELLEVLKC; translated from the coding sequence ATGAGAATTTATCCAGCCATTGACCTCATGGGCGGAAAAGCCGTGCGCCTCTACAAGGGGCAGAAGGAGAAAGTGAAGGTCTACGGTGATCCTGTGGAGATAGCAAGCAGATTTGCGGAGCTCGTTGATAAAATCCACGTCGTGGACTTAGACGGGGCTTTCACAGGGAAGCCACAGAACCTTGACGTTGTGAAGAAGATAATAGAGGAAACAGGGCTTAAAGTCCAGGTCGGAGGGGGCTTCCGCTCCTATGAGAGCATAGCAAAAGCATACGAAATCGGCGCCGAGAACGTCATAATCGGCACGAAGGCCTTCGACCTCGAGTTCCTGGAGAGGATAACCGGCGACTTCAACGGAATAACAGTCAGCCTCGATGCGAGGGGTGGGAAGATAGCGGTTAAGGGATGGCTCGAGGAGAGCTCGCTTAAGGTCGGGGAAGCCTACGAGATGCTCAGGGAGTACGTGGACAGGTTCATCTACACCGCAATCGAGAGAGACGGCACGCTGACGGGGATAGAAAGCATAGAGCGGTTTTGGAAGGATGAGGAGTTCATCTACGCCGGGGGAGTTTCGAGCGTGGATGATGTGCTCAAGCTGAGGGAGGTCGGCTTCTCTGGAGCCATAGTCGGAAAAGCCCTCTACGAGAGTGAGGTTAGCCTGAAAGAGCTTCTGGAGGTTCTGAAATGTTAG
- the hisH gene encoding imidazole glycerol phosphate synthase subunit HisH, whose protein sequence is MIAIVDLGIGNLANVRKALGGVITSDPYEIEKAEKIVLPGVGNFGAVMEKLEPLRGVILDAINDGKPFLGICLGLQLLFEWSEESRGKGLGVFEGNVVRFRGVRTPHIGWNQVWQKKECKLFEGIKDGAYFYFVHSYYAQPADEGIIAGVTDYKSKGNEVVFTSAVCRDNVFAVQFHPEKSSRNGLRLLANFRRL, encoded by the coding sequence GTGATTGCAATAGTTGATCTCGGCATAGGTAACTTGGCCAACGTGAGGAAAGCCCTCGGAGGAGTAATTACGAGCGACCCCTATGAAATAGAAAAAGCTGAGAAAATAGTCCTGCCCGGGGTTGGAAACTTTGGAGCTGTGATGGAGAAGCTTGAGCCTTTGAGGGGAGTTATCTTGGATGCTATAAACGACGGGAAGCCGTTCCTTGGGATATGCCTTGGACTTCAATTGCTGTTTGAGTGGAGTGAAGAAAGCAGGGGTAAAGGCTTAGGTGTCTTCGAGGGTAACGTTGTGAGGTTTAGAGGAGTCAGAACGCCGCACATAGGCTGGAACCAGGTGTGGCAGAAAAAAGAATGCAAGCTCTTTGAGGGCATAAAGGACGGAGCTTACTTCTACTTTGTCCACTCCTACTACGCCCAGCCGGCAGATGAGGGCATAATCGCCGGAGTTACCGATTACAAGTCCAAGGGGAACGAGGTCGTCTTTACCTCGGCAGTCTGCAGGGACAACGTCTTCGCGGTGCAGTTCCACCCTGAAAAGTCGAGCAGAAACGGGTTGAGACTTTTAGCAAACTTCAGGAGGTTGTGA
- the hisB gene encoding imidazoleglycerol-phosphate dehydratase HisB: MRRKTKETDITVEIGVEGGIETGDRVFDHLLTALFFYMEQNVSIRASYDLRHHLWEDLGIVLGEELREKIRGKKIARFGNAVMPMDDALVLVAVDISRPYLNLELDVKESEEGFEVTLVREFLWALARTLNATIHVKQLAGINAHHIIEATFKGLGIALRQALRESERLESTKGVLW, translated from the coding sequence ATGAGGCGCAAAACGAAAGAGACCGACATAACCGTGGAGATTGGCGTTGAGGGGGGCATAGAGACGGGAGACAGAGTGTTCGACCACCTCCTCACCGCTTTATTCTTTTACATGGAGCAGAATGTCAGCATCAGGGCGAGCTACGATTTGAGGCACCACCTATGGGAAGACCTGGGTATAGTCCTCGGAGAGGAGCTTAGGGAGAAAATTAGGGGCAAAAAGATAGCGCGCTTCGGAAATGCCGTAATGCCTATGGACGATGCATTGGTTCTGGTAGCCGTGGACATCTCAAGGCCCTACCTCAACCTTGAGCTTGACGTGAAGGAGAGCGAAGAGGGCTTTGAGGTTACGCTCGTCAGGGAGTTCCTCTGGGCGCTGGCGAGGACGCTGAATGCAACAATCCACGTGAAGCAGCTGGCTGGAATAAATGCCCACCACATAATCGAAGCGACCTTTAAGGGACTCGGCATTGCTTTAAGACAGGCTTTGAGAGAGAGTGAGCGTTTGGAGAGCACAAAGGGGGTGCTGTGGTGA
- the hisD gene encoding histidinol dehydrogenase → MDFELESYVAGILRDIRERGIEAVKEYSRKFDGYEGEFLVSEEEFEEAERLIPEKDKEIIKRTIERIRFYHEKQLENDKLYMKNASLYGIIYKPIRRIGIYVPGGKPLPSTLMMVGVPAKIAGVKEIAVTTPPKDGKINPYVLYVAKLLGIKEVYKLGGIQAIGAMAYGIGMKKVDKIFGPGNKFVNEAKRQVFGVVGIDSLAGPSEIAVIADESANKEYVLYDLLSQLEHGKDSKAWLLTTSRELAEYCSRDGIEVVLCESLEECAEKANEIAPEHLEIITENPMGLVDLIDNAGAIYLGEYTPVPAADYFLGVNHVLPTGGAAKFSGVLTVMDFMKRISLAYVSREEFLAERYLGIRLAEIEGLEIHKRSMEVRR, encoded by the coding sequence ATGGATTTTGAGCTGGAAAGCTACGTGGCTGGAATTTTGAGGGATATAAGGGAGAGGGGCATCGAAGCGGTGAAGGAATACTCAAGGAAGTTCGACGGCTACGAGGGCGAATTTCTGGTAAGCGAGGAGGAGTTCGAAGAAGCTGAGAGGCTGATTCCAGAAAAAGACAAGGAGATCATCAAGCGTACAATAGAGAGAATCCGCTTTTACCACGAGAAGCAGCTTGAGAACGATAAGCTCTACATGAAGAACGCCTCGCTTTACGGCATAATCTACAAGCCAATTAGGAGGATAGGAATCTACGTTCCGGGAGGAAAGCCTCTGCCCTCGACGCTCATGATGGTCGGGGTTCCGGCAAAGATAGCGGGCGTTAAGGAGATAGCGGTGACAACGCCCCCGAAGGACGGCAAAATCAACCCCTACGTCCTCTACGTGGCAAAGCTCCTCGGCATTAAAGAGGTCTACAAGCTCGGCGGGATTCAGGCGATTGGAGCAATGGCTTACGGCATTGGAATGAAGAAAGTGGACAAAATCTTTGGTCCGGGCAACAAGTTCGTGAACGAGGCAAAGAGGCAGGTTTTCGGTGTTGTGGGAATTGACAGCTTGGCTGGACCGTCGGAGATAGCAGTTATAGCCGATGAGAGCGCGAACAAAGAATACGTCCTCTACGACTTACTCTCCCAGCTTGAGCACGGAAAGGACAGCAAGGCCTGGCTCCTGACGACTTCAAGAGAGCTGGCAGAGTACTGCAGCAGGGACGGAATCGAGGTCGTTCTCTGTGAGAGCCTTGAGGAATGCGCCGAAAAGGCTAACGAGATAGCTCCCGAGCACTTGGAGATAATCACCGAGAACCCGATGGGACTGGTTGACCTCATAGACAACGCGGGAGCGATATACCTCGGAGAGTACACGCCCGTGCCAGCGGCTGACTACTTCCTCGGCGTCAACCACGTCCTTCCGACAGGAGGAGCAGCGAAGTTCAGCGGAGTTTTAACAGTTATGGACTTCATGAAGAGGATTAGCTTAGCCTACGTCAGCAGAGAGGAGTTCTTGGCGGAGAGATATCTAGGAATTCGCCTGGCTGAAATTGAAGGACTTGAGATACACAAAAGGAGCATGGAGGTTAGAAGATGA
- the hisG gene encoding ATP phosphoribosyltransferase, producing MRFVLPKGRLFKGSLEILRKAGVELKPPETRELIVRNGRYELLLARAFDVPVYVEHGIDVGIAGSDVVEERGSDVLVPLELPFGKCRLSLAMPKENAVSVEEMDGFRIATKYPNLARKFFEKNGVEVEVIKLHGSIELAPKIGIADAIVDIVETGNTLRANGLVEVEKIMDVSALLLVNRISQKTKFEEINELVLKLKEVVRDGF from the coding sequence ATGAGGTTCGTCCTGCCCAAAGGAAGATTGTTCAAGGGTTCGCTTGAAATCCTCAGAAAAGCAGGCGTTGAGCTTAAACCACCAGAGACCCGGGAACTGATAGTGAGAAACGGCAGGTATGAGCTTCTCCTTGCGAGGGCTTTTGATGTGCCCGTGTATGTAGAGCACGGCATAGATGTCGGCATAGCCGGAAGCGATGTCGTGGAGGAGAGGGGGAGCGACGTCCTCGTTCCTCTTGAGCTGCCTTTTGGGAAGTGCCGCTTGAGCCTGGCGATGCCCAAAGAAAATGCAGTCAGCGTTGAAGAGATGGACGGGTTCAGGATAGCCACCAAATATCCAAACCTCGCGAGGAAGTTTTTCGAGAAGAATGGAGTTGAAGTTGAAGTGATAAAGCTTCACGGGAGCATTGAGCTCGCTCCAAAGATCGGGATTGCAGATGCCATCGTCGACATAGTCGAGACTGGAAACACGTTAAGGGCTAACGGCTTAGTTGAGGTAGAGAAGATTATGGACGTTTCGGCTTTGCTTTTGGTGAACAGAATCTCCCAGAAGACGAAGTTTGAGGAAATTAACGAGCTCGTTTTAAAACTTAAGGAGGTTGTTAGAGATGGATTTTGA
- a CDS encoding ATP phosphoribosyltransferase regulatory subunit: MKKDLFSESERLADITKYLRRTFELWGYREIFLPTIEEFSEELRKGTKFAYNNGFYVIKPDLTSQILANLKEPRKLKLYYISEVLNGGIRGKWQAGVEFIGGEDIKMQVEVLLTVITSLEALGIEDFYIDVGSLKVWESAVEGVEEFRAEIFRALTRRNFEIIERLPISEEKKEELWQLFNFRGKSCGYEKLNKIIEALDDRRVFIDFGTIRPLPYYSDVIFEVYSPKIGKPLGGGGEYVFKGTKAFGFAFDLNALSKLFDGKIEKSRKRIRGELKEAYKLAKELVKLGIPVEVEE; encoded by the coding sequence GTGAAGAAGGATTTGTTTTCCGAATCAGAGAGGCTAGCGGATATTACAAAATATTTAAGGCGGACATTTGAGCTTTGGGGTTACAGAGAGATATTTTTGCCGACGATAGAAGAGTTCAGCGAGGAGCTGAGAAAAGGAACAAAATTTGCGTACAACAACGGATTTTATGTAATAAAGCCAGACCTGACATCTCAGATACTTGCAAACCTCAAAGAGCCTAGGAAACTTAAGCTCTACTATATCAGCGAAGTGTTGAACGGCGGGATTAGAGGGAAATGGCAGGCTGGAGTGGAGTTCATCGGCGGAGAAGACATCAAAATGCAGGTCGAGGTTCTTTTAACTGTTATAACTTCCCTTGAGGCGCTCGGCATTGAGGACTTTTACATCGACGTCGGCAGCCTAAAAGTCTGGGAAAGTGCCGTTGAAGGAGTTGAAGAATTTAGGGCAGAGATCTTCAGAGCCCTGACGAGGAGAAACTTCGAAATTATCGAGAGACTGCCTATAAGTGAAGAAAAAAAGGAGGAGCTCTGGCAGCTGTTCAACTTCAGAGGAAAGAGCTGCGGATATGAAAAGCTCAACAAAATTATCGAGGCCCTTGACGACAGGAGGGTCTTCATAGATTTCGGCACGATAAGACCCCTGCCCTACTACAGCGATGTAATCTTTGAGGTCTATTCTCCAAAGATTGGCAAGCCCTTGGGCGGCGGAGGCGAGTATGTCTTCAAAGGTACAAAAGCCTTTGGATTCGCCTTTGACTTAAATGCACTCTCAAAACTCTTTGACGGCAAAATAGAGAAGAGCAGAAAGAGAATCAGAGGGGAGCTGAAGGAAGCGTACAAGCTTGCAAAGGAGCTTGTTAAGCTCGGCATTCCGGTGGAGGTGGAAGAATGA
- a CDS encoding ferritin family protein yields MEITDKEVFEIAISSEIRAKEAYEKLASVIKSDIIRDEILFLAKEEDKHREIIEKMAEKFEGERTEPKKIEIDVMAEFKVIAEKMAEVIKKPDANIDEIYEIAMQAELVSEKLYKELAGYAATEKTRLILEMLADMERNHYNILRKQYDYIMRYPELYKEEFYDQLMKDINFNF; encoded by the coding sequence ATGGAGATAACCGACAAAGAGGTTTTTGAGATTGCCATAAGCTCTGAGATTAGGGCCAAGGAAGCCTACGAAAAACTCGCTTCTGTAATTAAAAGCGACATTATAAGAGACGAAATTCTCTTCCTGGCGAAGGAGGAAGACAAACACCGCGAGATAATCGAGAAAATGGCCGAGAAGTTCGAGGGCGAGAGGACTGAGCCGAAGAAGATAGAGATCGATGTTATGGCCGAGTTCAAGGTCATAGCCGAGAAGATGGCCGAAGTCATCAAGAAGCCCGATGCCAACATCGATGAGATTTACGAGATAGCTATGCAGGCTGAACTCGTCAGCGAGAAGCTCTACAAGGAGCTCGCAGGCTACGCTGCCACCGAGAAGACCAGGCTCATCCTCGAGATGCTCGCAGATATGGAGAGGAACCACTACAACATCCTCAGGAAGCAGTACGACTACATAATGCGCTATCCTGAGCTCTACAAGGAGGAGTTCTACGACCAGCTCATGAAGGACATCAACTTCAACTTCTGA
- a CDS encoding DOMON domain-containing protein, which translates to MKRTLLGLIFVFVVFLSGCIGGESTSTTSSSVSTATTLSEWKADGVIGENEYSHKLSLADGKFVVHWRNDGEYLYVALKGQTTGWVAIGFEPSVAMKDADMIFGWVQDGQIVVIDAYSTGTYGPHPPDGELGGTNDILAFAGKEENGYTVIEFKRKLDTGDQYDNAFKPGQKINFIFAMADSDSFTQKHNIARGNGELTLDEI; encoded by the coding sequence ATGAAGAGAACTTTGTTGGGTTTGATTTTTGTTTTTGTGGTTTTTCTGAGCGGATGCATAGGCGGTGAGAGTACTTCAACAACATCTTCCTCAGTTTCTACGGCGACAACTCTAAGTGAGTGGAAAGCAGACGGCGTTATCGGGGAAAACGAATACTCCCATAAGCTCTCACTTGCCGATGGCAAGTTTGTTGTACACTGGAGGAACGATGGGGAGTACCTCTACGTGGCCCTCAAGGGGCAGACGACGGGTTGGGTGGCAATAGGGTTTGAGCCGAGCGTTGCAATGAAGGATGCCGACATGATCTTCGGCTGGGTGCAGGATGGTCAGATCGTGGTCATAGACGCGTACTCGACGGGGACCTATGGGCCTCACCCTCCTGATGGGGAGCTGGGCGGAACGAACGATATTCTGGCCTTCGCTGGAAAAGAGGAGAACGGCTACACCGTTATAGAGTTCAAGAGAAAGCTTGATACGGGCGATCAGTATGACAATGCCTTCAAGCCGGGGCAGAAGATAAACTTTATTTTTGCGATGGCGGACAGCGACAGCTTTACCCAAAAGCACAACATAGCCAGGGGAAATGGTGAACTCACGCTGGATGAGATCTGA
- a CDS encoding GNAT family N-acetyltransferase yields MEIVRVENPLSIKDELMSFVFSVYQSTGGAYPALEWVENKPSIDDFEGFKKVYEPFLEFRLGEEFDELYVGRKDGRVIGTVALVYNLEGKDVWWVPEEIKSERTGLIEFFMVDPTYKGKGYGSRLLEFAINRLGELGKDAYVITFPNLEAYSYYLRKGFEKVMDYKEFVVLKYKGQRRKL; encoded by the coding sequence ATGGAGATTGTCAGAGTAGAAAATCCCCTATCAATTAAAGACGAACTGATGAGCTTTGTTTTCAGTGTGTATCAGTCTACCGGAGGGGCCTATCCAGCCCTTGAATGGGTCGAAAACAAGCCGAGTATTGACGATTTCGAGGGCTTCAAAAAAGTCTACGAGCCATTCCTCGAGTTTCGGCTGGGAGAAGAGTTCGACGAGCTCTACGTCGGAAGGAAAGATGGGAGAGTAATTGGAACGGTCGCCCTCGTCTACAACCTGGAGGGCAAAGACGTCTGGTGGGTACCAGAGGAGATTAAGAGCGAGAGAACGGGCCTCATAGAGTTCTTCATGGTTGATCCTACCTACAAAGGTAAGGGCTACGGTTCAAGGCTGCTGGAATTTGCAATAAACCGCCTAGGAGAGCTTGGAAAAGACGCCTATGTGATAACCTTCCCCAACCTAGAAGCTTACTCCTACTACCTCAGGAAGGGCTTCGAAAAGGTGATGGACTACAAGGAGTTCGTGGTGCTGAAATATAAAGGTCAGAGAAGGAAGCTGTAA
- a CDS encoding ferritin family protein yields MDELEALALALEVEKVELEFYLEMARNAKEERARKMFLFLAGEEAGHWDIFEEKFAEKLVEKCKLPAVDKDTLEKLTPKYEGELSEVKAVEIGMEQEKLTWEFYEKAAEEAKDENVRRIFRELAKVEKAHYELLKAQYDAVMKTGIWMDYQDFSLEVD; encoded by the coding sequence ATGGACGAGCTTGAGGCACTTGCTCTTGCCCTTGAAGTTGAGAAGGTCGAGCTGGAGTTCTACCTTGAAATGGCGAGAAATGCAAAAGAGGAGCGAGCAAGGAAGATGTTCCTGTTTCTGGCTGGAGAAGAAGCCGGACACTGGGATATATTTGAAGAAAAATTCGCTGAAAAGCTCGTAGAAAAATGCAAGCTTCCGGCGGTTGATAAAGATACTTTAGAAAAGCTGACGCCGAAGTATGAAGGCGAGCTCAGTGAGGTCAAAGCCGTTGAGATTGGTATGGAGCAGGAAAAGCTCACATGGGAGTTTTACGAGAAGGCCGCTGAGGAAGCCAAGGACGAGAACGTGAGGAGGATCTTCCGTGAGCTGGCTAAGGTTGAGAAAGCTCATTACGAGCTTTTAAAGGCCCAGTATGATGCCGTCATGAAGACCGGGATATGGATGGATTATCAGGACTTCAGCCTAGAGGTGGATTAG
- a CDS encoding ferritin family protein has product MLGMNPISINKEKLSKREIAQALRWAIMAELDAINFYEQFAELIDDEAVKHTFLDVANEEKEHVGEFLALLLKLDPELGKYMKRGFEEVEEETGIKVEL; this is encoded by the coding sequence ATGTTGGGAATGAACCCGATTTCCATAAACAAAGAGAAACTGTCCAAAAGGGAAATCGCCCAGGCCCTTCGATGGGCCATAATGGCCGAGCTCGATGCCATCAACTTCTACGAGCAGTTCGCGGAGCTTATTGATGACGAGGCTGTAAAGCACACCTTCTTGGATGTGGCCAACGAGGAGAAGGAGCACGTGGGTGAGTTTTTAGCTCTACTCCTCAAGCTCGACCCTGAGCTGGGCAAGTATATGAAGAGGGGCTTTGAGGAAGTCGAGGAGGAGACTGGCATAAAGGTCGAGCTCTGA
- a CDS encoding ferritin family protein, translated as MVPPELDEGLPLEKAGEFSLQELLGMAIKAEIGAKKFYKSLAENMDMEALEEKVKWLAREEEKHEKFLRELYANMFPGEEVVFPKEHIGPELKPVARELHKVEDIIDLVRWAMKAEEIAAEFYGRLEDMVDTEEKKRLMRYLSNMERGHYYTLKAEYELLLDWTMYSQMMNVGP; from the coding sequence GTGGTTCCACCTGAACTTGATGAGGGGCTTCCCCTCGAAAAGGCCGGGGAGTTCTCGCTTCAGGAGCTCCTCGGAATGGCCATCAAGGCCGAGATTGGAGCGAAGAAGTTCTACAAGAGCCTGGCAGAAAACATGGATATGGAGGCTCTTGAGGAGAAGGTGAAGTGGCTCGCGAGAGAGGAGGAGAAACACGAGAAGTTTTTGAGAGAACTCTACGCCAACATGTTCCCGGGCGAAGAGGTGGTCTTCCCGAAGGAACACATAGGTCCTGAGCTTAAGCCCGTTGCCCGGGAGCTTCATAAGGTCGAGGACATCATAGATCTTGTACGCTGGGCCATGAAGGCCGAGGAGATAGCCGCGGAGTTCTACGGCAGGCTTGAGGACATGGTGGACACTGAAGAGAAGAAAAGGCTGATGCGCTATCTCTCCAACATGGAAAGAGGCCACTACTACACGCTCAAAGCCGAATACGAACTCCTCCTAGACTGGACAATGTATTCCCAGATGATGAACGTCGGGCCTTGA
- a CDS encoding iron-sulfur cluster assembly protein produces the protein MGLFDLLRSGKRPKSGPRKDLPPEVQRVVEILKKVKDPETDVNIVDEGLVYGLTVEGDRVDVFLLMARSTPECHACQMLAINVQNKILNEILQILKEEGFNKIKVYNELGLLLAEG, from the coding sequence ATGGGGCTCTTTGATCTCCTGAGGTCGGGGAAAAGACCAAAATCAGGACCGCGTAAGGATCTGCCTCCAGAGGTTCAAAGGGTAGTCGAGATTCTGAAGAAAGTTAAGGATCCGGAAACTGACGTTAACATCGTGGATGAGGGACTGGTCTACGGCCTGACGGTTGAAGGAGATAGGGTTGACGTTTTCCTCCTCATGGCCCGCTCCACTCCAGAATGTCACGCCTGCCAGATGCTGGCGATAAACGTACAGAACAAGATTCTGAACGAGATCCTTCAAATTCTCAAGGAGGAAGGCTTTAATAAAATAAAGGTCTATAACGAACTTGGACTGTTGCTTGCGGAGGGATGA
- a CDS encoding iron-sulfur cluster assembly protein, which produces MKVYMPNREWPEHYKAVLDELRKITDPITGGDILDSGVIAGLEVGEDTLKIWLNFESHAEYNITGQSAIAYSKIIGDIIERFALVKFDNVYVYDLRNNPVGVFENKKGYTIEDLSSEKV; this is translated from the coding sequence ATGAAGGTTTACATGCCCAATCGAGAGTGGCCGGAGCACTATAAGGCCGTTCTCGACGAGCTGAGGAAGATAACTGACCCGATCACGGGGGGAGACATCCTCGATTCAGGTGTCATAGCCGGCCTAGAGGTCGGGGAGGACACCCTGAAAATCTGGCTCAACTTCGAGAGCCACGCCGAGTACAACATAACCGGCCAGTCGGCGATAGCATACTCCAAGATAATCGGTGACATCATCGAGCGCTTTGCCCTCGTCAAGTTCGACAACGTCTATGTCTACGACCTCAGGAACAACCCTGTCGGAGTTTTTGAGAACAAGAAAGGCTATACGATCGAAGATTTGAGCTCGGAGAAGGTCTGA
- a CDS encoding class II SORL domain-containing protein — MLSGTIKSGDWKGEKHVPVIEYEKDGDLIKVEVSVGKEIPHPNTPEHHIAWIELYFHPEDGNFPILVGRVAFTNHSDPLTEPKAIFFLRTQKKGKLYALSYCNIHGLWENEVALE; from the coding sequence ATGCTGAGCGGAACCATAAAGAGTGGAGACTGGAAGGGAGAAAAGCACGTGCCCGTTATAGAGTACGAGAAGGACGGCGACCTCATCAAGGTTGAGGTCAGCGTCGGCAAAGAAATCCCGCACCCGAACACTCCCGAGCACCACATCGCCTGGATCGAGCTTTACTTCCACCCCGAGGATGGCAACTTCCCGATTCTCGTCGGCAGGGTTGCCTTCACCAACCACAGCGACCCGCTCACCGAGCCGAAGGCTATCTTCTTCCTCAGGACCCAGAAGAAGGGCAAACTCTACGCCCTGAGCTACTGCAACATCCACGGCCTCTGGGAAAACGAGGTCGCGCTTGAGTGA
- the rd gene encoding rubredoxin, with the protein MAKWKCIVCGYIYDEDEGDLDTGIEPGTKFEDLPEDWVCPLCGAPKDMFEKIE; encoded by the coding sequence ATGGCAAAGTGGAAATGCATAGTTTGTGGATACATCTACGATGAGGATGAAGGCGACCTGGACACCGGAATCGAGCCGGGAACCAAGTTTGAAGACCTTCCCGAAGACTGGGTCTGCCCGCTCTGCGGCGCCCCCAAGGACATGTTTGAAAAGATAGAGTGA
- a CDS encoding rubrerythrin family protein, with protein MVVERKMTRKFLEEAFAGESMAHMKYLIFAEQAEKEGYPNIAKIFRAIAYAEFVHAKNHFIALGKLGKTPENLQEAINGETHEVEEMYPVFKNAAEFQGEKDAVRTTHYALEAEKIHAEFYAKAKEKVEKGEDIEIKKVYICPVCGYTVVDEIPEKCPVCGVPGDKFVIFE; from the coding sequence ATGGTTGTGGAAAGGAAAATGACTAGGAAGTTTCTGGAGGAGGCCTTCGCTGGCGAAAGCATGGCCCACATGAAGTACCTTATCTTCGCCGAGCAGGCGGAGAAGGAGGGCTATCCTAACATAGCCAAGATCTTCAGAGCGATAGCCTATGCCGAGTTTGTCCATGCCAAGAACCACTTCATAGCCCTCGGGAAGCTGGGCAAGACTCCCGAGAACCTGCAGGAGGCCATAAACGGGGAGACCCACGAGGTCGAGGAGATGTACCCTGTCTTCAAGAACGCGGCCGAGTTCCAGGGCGAGAAGGATGCCGTCAGAACAACCCACTACGCCCTCGAGGCAGAGAAGATACATGCTGAGTTCTACGCGAAGGCAAAAGAGAAGGTCGAAAAAGGCGAGGACATAGAGATAAAGAAGGTTTACATCTGTCCCGTTTGCGGCTACACCGTCGTCGATGAAATCCCCGAGAAGTGCCCGGTGTGCGGTGTTCCTGGGGATAAGTTTGTGATCTTCGAGTGA